One window of the Bacteroidota bacterium genome contains the following:
- a CDS encoding T9SS type A sorting domain-containing protein, with protein MRVIFIFMLLSVPSMFLQAQTYYVATTGSDSAAGTFEEPFRTITKAHSVATVAGTTIYVRGGSYAYSTTIVLSRVGTSENMFKLFAYPGERVFLDFSSMPVADANRGIRITGRYWHVKGFDIWRAGDNGMHISGSFNIVENCSFSENYDTGLQLSSNASYNNIINCDSYFNADIGQGNADGFAPKLDVGTGNYFYGCRAWQNSDDGWDGYLRPADNVTTTLENCWVFHNGYLKSGAPSVGNGNGFKLGGGDNTNADSLRHNMILINCLAFDNRVKGYDQNNNRGSMTLLNCTAYRNGTNYQITAQLKTGSDLTVKNCVSLGFYGSLGSFAIQATNSWMPPFVVNDADFVSLDTTGMRGPRQADGSLPVLPFMRLAQGSDLIDAGTNVGLPFNGTAPDLGCFESDYPTSVAGDPGKPAEFKLEQNYPNPFNPVTTIAFTVDRTQPATLEVYNALGQRVSTVFDRLAVSGTRYALKFDASHLASGMYFYTLTSGTNREMKKLMLLK; from the coding sequence GTGAGAGTGATTTTCATATTCATGCTGCTGTCCGTACCGTCGATGTTTCTGCAGGCGCAAACGTACTATGTGGCAACAACCGGCAGTGATTCTGCGGCGGGGACATTCGAAGAGCCTTTCAGGACTATCACGAAAGCGCATTCGGTGGCGACCGTTGCCGGCACGACTATCTATGTCCGCGGCGGATCGTACGCGTACTCAACTACGATTGTCCTATCCCGCGTCGGCACAAGTGAAAACATGTTCAAGCTGTTTGCCTATCCCGGCGAGCGGGTGTTTCTGGATTTTTCATCCATGCCTGTTGCGGATGCAAACCGCGGTATCAGGATTACCGGGCGCTACTGGCACGTGAAGGGATTCGACATCTGGAGAGCAGGCGATAACGGCATGCACATCTCCGGCTCGTTTAATATCGTCGAGAATTGTTCGTTCAGTGAGAACTACGATACGGGTCTTCAACTCAGCAGTAATGCATCGTACAACAACATCATCAATTGTGATTCCTACTTTAATGCCGACATCGGACAGGGAAATGCTGACGGCTTTGCGCCCAAACTTGATGTCGGCACCGGCAACTATTTTTACGGATGCCGGGCGTGGCAGAATTCCGACGACGGGTGGGATGGCTATCTCCGCCCCGCCGACAACGTCACGACGACGTTGGAAAACTGCTGGGTGTTTCACAACGGATATTTGAAAAGCGGCGCGCCAAGCGTGGGCAACGGCAACGGATTCAAATTAGGCGGCGGCGACAATACCAATGCCGACAGTCTGCGCCACAACATGATTTTGATCAACTGCCTCGCCTTCGACAATCGGGTAAAGGGATACGATCAGAATAACAACAGAGGCTCGATGACGCTGCTGAACTGCACGGCGTACCGAAACGGCACCAACTACCAAATCACCGCACAGCTCAAAACCGGCTCGGACCTGACGGTGAAAAACTGTGTGTCGCTGGGATTCTACGGCTCGCTCGGCAGTTTTGCGATTCAGGCAACGAACAGCTGGATGCCGCCTTTCGTTGTGAACGATGCGGATTTCGTGAGTCTTGATACAACAGGAATGCGCGGCCCGCGCCAGGCTGATGGCAGTCTTCCTGTTCTTCCTTTCATGCGTCTTGCTCAAGGCAGTGATCTCATCGACGCGGGAACAAATGTCGGCCTGCCGTTCAACGGAACGGCGCCCGATTTAGGATGCTTCGAGAGCGACTACCCGACATCGGTTGCGGGCGATCCCGGAAAACCGGCTGAATTCAAGCTCGAACAGAACTATCCCAATCCCTTCAACCCCGTAACAACCATCGCCTTTACGGTTGATCGGACACAGCCTGCGACGCTTGAAGTCTATAATGCGCTCGGTCAGAGAGTCTCGACGGTATTCGACAGGCTCGCAGTTTCGGGGACACGCTATGCGTTGAAGTTTGATGCATCGCATCTCGCCAGCGGCATGTATTTCTACACGTTGACGAGCGGTACCAACAGGGAAATGAAGAAGCTGATGCTGCTGAAGTGA